From Cellulomonas dongxiuzhuiae, the proteins below share one genomic window:
- the gndA gene encoding NADP-dependent phosphogluconate dehydrogenase: MSVPSSAVGTAQIGVTGLAVMGRNLARNFARHGYTVALHNRTFARTQSLVADHASDGTFVPSESMADFVASLARPRKIVIMVQAGAATDAVIDELVPLLEEGDIVVDAGNAHFPDTIRRETALRARGLHFVGTGVSGGEEGALNGPSIMPGGTKESYASLGPILEAISAKVDGVPCCTHVGPDGAGHFVKMVHNGIEYADMQLIAEAYDLLRHGLGASAPEIGEVFAAWNTGDLESYLIEVTAEVLAHTDAATGAPFVDIVADAAEQKGTGRWTVQNGLDLGVPITGIAEATFARALSGSAPQRAAARGVLPADTLEWNVPEPGAFIEDVRLALYASKVVAYSQGFDQIAAASVQYGWDIDRGAMARIWRGGCIIRAKFLDRITQAYERDANLPLLLADPYFTAAVANGVAAWRRIVAAAAVHGVPTPAFSSSLAYYDGVRADRLPANLIQAQRDFFGAHTYRRTDRDGTFHTDWSGDRAEQTW; the protein is encoded by the coding sequence ATGTCTGTCCCGTCGTCGGCCGTCGGAACCGCGCAGATCGGGGTCACCGGGCTCGCCGTCATGGGCCGCAACCTGGCGCGGAACTTCGCGCGGCACGGCTACACGGTCGCGCTCCACAACCGCACCTTCGCCCGCACCCAGTCGCTGGTGGCGGACCACGCGTCCGACGGCACGTTCGTGCCCTCGGAGTCGATGGCCGACTTCGTCGCATCGCTCGCGCGGCCGCGCAAGATCGTGATCATGGTGCAGGCCGGCGCGGCCACCGACGCCGTGATCGACGAGCTCGTGCCGCTGCTGGAGGAGGGCGACATCGTCGTCGACGCCGGCAACGCGCACTTCCCGGACACGATCCGCCGCGAGACGGCACTGCGAGCGCGCGGGCTGCACTTCGTGGGCACGGGCGTCTCCGGCGGTGAGGAGGGCGCGCTGAACGGCCCCTCGATCATGCCCGGCGGCACGAAGGAGTCCTACGCGTCGCTCGGCCCGATCCTCGAGGCGATCTCGGCCAAGGTCGACGGCGTCCCGTGCTGCACGCACGTGGGCCCCGACGGCGCCGGCCACTTCGTCAAGATGGTCCACAACGGCATCGAGTACGCCGACATGCAGCTCATCGCCGAGGCGTACGACCTCCTGCGGCACGGGCTGGGTGCCTCCGCACCGGAGATCGGCGAGGTCTTCGCCGCGTGGAACACCGGGGACCTCGAGTCCTACCTCATCGAGGTGACGGCCGAGGTGCTCGCGCACACCGACGCGGCCACCGGTGCCCCCTTCGTCGACATCGTGGCCGACGCCGCCGAGCAGAAGGGCACCGGACGCTGGACGGTGCAGAACGGCCTGGACCTGGGTGTGCCGATCACGGGCATCGCCGAGGCGACGTTCGCCCGTGCGCTGTCCGGCTCGGCGCCGCAGCGCGCGGCGGCCCGTGGCGTGCTGCCCGCCGACACCCTCGAGTGGAACGTGCCCGAGCCGGGGGCGTTCATCGAGGACGTCCGGCTCGCGCTGTACGCGTCGAAGGTCGTCGCGTACTCGCAGGGGTTCGACCAGATCGCGGCCGCCAGCGTGCAGTACGGCTGGGACATCGACCGGGGCGCGATGGCGCGGATCTGGCGTGGCGGCTGCATCATCCGCGCCAAGTTCCTCGACCGCATCACGCAGGCCTACGAGCGGGACGCGAACCTGCCGCTGCTGCTCGCCGACCCGTACTTCACGGCGGCGGTCGCCAACGGCGTCGCCGCGTGGCGGCGCATCGTGGCCGCCGCCGCGGTGCACGGCGTCCCGACGCCCGCGTTCTCCTCGTCCCTCGCGTACTACGACGGCGTGCGTGCCGACCGGCTGCCCGCCAACCTCATCCAGGCGCAGCGCGACTTCTTCGGTGCGCACACGTACCGCCGCACGGACCGCGACGGGACCTTCCACACGGACTGGTCCGGCGACCGCGCCGAGCAGACCTGGTGA
- a CDS encoding carboxylate--amine ligase: MTRRTGAQVPAPRLQPVVLGGDVGAYSLARTFHEAYGVRSVVVSSVSTGLVRHSRILENVVEPGIDDGPTVVRRLRAIAEQHPGTDRVLLGSADWLVRTIVENRAQLEDLYTIPYVDVATLDKVTDKVLFGELCAELGIDHPATVVHDVQAGGTPDTSALRFPVIAKAADTAAYHLVEFAGKKKVFTVDTPAELADLLARVQASGYQGRFVVQDLIPGDDSGMRILTCYSDAEGRVRFSGFGHVLLEEHTPGALGNPAGIVTGHDEQIVAQAVRLLEHLGWTGYANFDLKFDPRDGRTVFFELNPRLGRSNFYLTAGGRNTAELYVREHVQGLPPLPEGAPDHLTEPHLYTVLPRWLLRRYVADPALRARTRALGRAHRATNPLWYRAEVDPRRLAYLAVAQANQVRKYRRYYPRGGA; encoded by the coding sequence GTGACGCGCCGCACCGGGGCGCAGGTCCCCGCGCCGCGGCTGCAGCCGGTGGTGCTCGGGGGCGACGTGGGGGCGTACTCGCTCGCCCGCACCTTCCACGAGGCGTACGGCGTGCGGTCGGTCGTCGTCTCGTCGGTGTCCACCGGTCTCGTCCGGCACTCCCGCATCCTCGAGAACGTCGTGGAGCCGGGCATCGACGACGGCCCGACCGTCGTGCGGCGGCTGCGCGCGATCGCCGAGCAGCACCCCGGGACCGACCGGGTGCTGCTCGGCAGCGCCGACTGGCTCGTGCGCACGATCGTCGAGAACCGGGCGCAGCTCGAGGACCTCTACACGATCCCGTACGTGGACGTGGCGACCCTCGACAAGGTCACGGACAAGGTCCTGTTCGGTGAGCTGTGCGCCGAGCTGGGCATCGACCACCCGGCCACGGTCGTGCACGACGTGCAGGCGGGCGGCACGCCGGACACCTCGGCGCTGCGCTTCCCCGTGATCGCCAAGGCCGCCGACACCGCGGCGTACCACCTGGTCGAGTTCGCGGGGAAGAAGAAGGTCTTCACGGTCGACACGCCGGCCGAGCTGGCCGACCTGCTCGCGCGCGTCCAGGCCTCGGGGTACCAGGGCCGGTTCGTCGTGCAGGACCTCATCCCGGGTGACGACTCGGGCATGCGGATCCTCACGTGCTACAGCGACGCCGAGGGCCGTGTCCGGTTCTCGGGGTTCGGCCACGTCCTGCTCGAGGAGCACACGCCCGGGGCGCTGGGCAACCCGGCCGGGATCGTGACGGGCCACGACGAGCAGATCGTCGCGCAGGCGGTCCGGCTGCTGGAGCACCTCGGGTGGACGGGCTACGCGAACTTCGACCTCAAGTTCGACCCGCGTGACGGCCGGACCGTGTTCTTCGAGCTCAACCCGCGCCTGGGGCGGTCGAACTTCTACCTGACCGCGGGTGGGCGCAACACCGCCGAGCTGTACGTGCGCGAGCACGTGCAGGGCCTGCCGCCGCTGCCCGAGGGCGCACCGGACCACCTCACGGAGCCGCACCTGTACACGGTGCTGCCGCGGTGGCTGCTGCGCCGCTACGTCGCCGACCCGGCGCTGCGCGCCCGCACGCGTGCGCTGGGGCGCGCCCACCGCGCGACCAACCCCCTGTGGTACCGCGCCGAGGTGGACCCCCGGCGCCTGGCCTACCTCGCGGTCGCGCAGGCCAACCAGGTCCGCAAGTACCGGCGGTACTACCCGCGAGGCGGAGCGTGA
- a CDS encoding cysteate racemase, protein MSDHPVARAEVGVIGGVGPAATVCFLDLVVRHTAADRDQDHVDLVVLQHATIPDRTAYILGRSQDDPGPVMAADARRLERLGVGFVVVPCNTAHHFTDEVAAAVDVPVLSIVDETVDEVVARPGVARVGVLATSGTLAAHVYQRAFEARGVQVLVPDAADQDLVMGIIYDQVKAGLPADVTTMHAVADRLRERGADVVVLGCTELSVVAAAHDLLADDRYVDSLDVLARRTVERAGYPLR, encoded by the coding sequence GTGAGCGACCACCCGGTCGCGCGGGCCGAGGTCGGCGTCATCGGTGGCGTCGGCCCGGCCGCGACCGTGTGCTTCCTCGACCTCGTCGTGCGGCACACAGCCGCCGACCGCGACCAGGACCACGTCGACCTGGTGGTCCTGCAGCACGCGACGATCCCGGACCGCACCGCGTACATCCTGGGCCGGTCGCAGGACGACCCGGGTCCGGTGATGGCGGCCGACGCCCGGCGTCTCGAGCGGCTCGGTGTCGGCTTCGTCGTCGTACCGTGCAACACGGCGCACCACTTCACGGACGAGGTCGCGGCCGCGGTCGACGTGCCGGTGCTGAGCATCGTCGACGAGACGGTGGACGAGGTCGTCGCGCGGCCGGGTGTGGCCCGTGTCGGCGTGCTCGCGACGAGCGGCACGCTCGCGGCGCACGTCTACCAGCGGGCCTTCGAGGCGCGCGGCGTGCAGGTGCTCGTCCCGGACGCCGCCGACCAGGACCTGGTCATGGGGATCATCTACGACCAGGTCAAGGCCGGCCTCCCGGCCGACGTCACGACGATGCACGCCGTGGCCGACCGGCTGCGGGAGCGCGGCGCCGACGTCGTCGTGCTCGGGTGCACCGAGCTGTCGGTCGTCGCGGCCGCCCACGACCTGCTGGCGGACGACCGGTACGTCGACTCCCTGGACGTGCTGGCGCGGCGCACCGTCGAGCGCGCGGGCTACCCGCTGCGCTGA
- a CDS encoding dihydrofolate reductase family protein yields MPAPSDLDLLVPVPDDRRLAAAPDDTDLLRLFARDRTCARVRANMVASVDGAATGGDGRSASLGTPADRRVFAVLRALADVVLVGAGTVRAEGYRELPVAEHLRSARAAAGLPSRIALAVVTRRGEVPADLLAGPQLPFVVTGAAGADRARAAVGADRAVVVPGAHEADSPDLRAGVHALAARGLRHVLAEGGPRLLAALLAAGVVDELCLTTSPLLVAGDAPRPAAGAAALDPARRAHLRHLLHAADGTLLACWDLRAPVGSGS; encoded by the coding sequence GTGCCCGCCCCCTCCGACCTCGATCTCCTCGTGCCCGTACCGGACGACCGTCGCCTGGCCGCCGCACCCGACGACACGGACCTCCTGCGCCTCTTCGCGCGGGACCGGACGTGCGCCCGGGTCCGCGCGAACATGGTCGCGAGCGTCGACGGTGCCGCCACCGGCGGCGACGGGCGTTCCGCCTCGCTCGGCACGCCGGCCGACCGGCGCGTGTTCGCGGTCCTCCGGGCGCTCGCCGACGTCGTGCTCGTCGGTGCCGGGACGGTCCGTGCGGAGGGGTACCGCGAGCTGCCCGTCGCGGAGCACCTCCGGTCGGCGCGTGCCGCGGCCGGTCTGCCGTCACGGATCGCGCTGGCGGTCGTGACGCGCCGCGGTGAGGTGCCCGCCGACCTCCTGGCGGGACCGCAGCTCCCGTTCGTCGTCACCGGGGCTGCGGGCGCCGACCGTGCGCGTGCCGCGGTGGGTGCCGACCGCGCTGTCGTCGTGCCCGGTGCGCACGAGGCCGACTCCCCCGACCTGCGGGCGGGCGTGCACGCGCTGGCGGCACGCGGCCTGCGCCACGTCCTGGCCGAGGGCGGGCCACGGCTGCTGGCCGCCCTGCTCGCCGCGGGCGTCGTCGACGAGCTGTGCCTGACGACCAGCCCGCTGCTGGTCGCGGGCGACGCCCCGCGCCCCGCGGCCGGCGCCGCCGCCCTCGACCCCGCACGTCGTGCGCACCTGCGTCACCTGCTGCACGCTGCCGACGGCACCCTCCTGGCCTGCTGGGACCTGCGTGCACCCGTAGGCTCGGGGTCGTGA
- the cobA gene encoding uroporphyrinogen-III C-methyltransferase, whose amino-acid sequence MTSRHALLLDLAGRRVVVVGGGPVAARRARGVLADGADVHVVAPALCEDLADLATAGALTWHPREYAHGDLAGAWLVHTATGERRTDDAVAAEAQAARTWCVRADDAAVSTAWTPAVARAGDVTVAVGAGGDPRRAVALRAALQVQLDTGALPLRRRRPGPGHVTLVGGGPGDPGLITTRGRRALAEADVVVVDRLAPRALLDELEPDVEVVEAGKAPHAHTLTQTEINVLLVERARAGQRVVRLKGGDPFVLGRGGEELAACLAAGVDVEVVPGVTSAIAVPGAAGVPVTHRDLARQVTIVSAHDTGTDWETLARLRGTLVLLMGVGRIGEHMSLLASHGLDPATPVAVVEDGTLATQRTTLGTVADIAVRARDVGVRNPAVIVVGAVASLAATLGPDRS is encoded by the coding sequence ATGACCTCGCGGCACGCGCTGCTGCTGGACCTGGCCGGTCGTCGCGTCGTCGTCGTCGGCGGGGGGCCGGTGGCCGCGCGCCGGGCACGCGGCGTCCTCGCGGACGGTGCCGACGTGCACGTCGTGGCCCCGGCTCTGTGCGAGGACCTGGCGGACCTGGCCACGGCCGGCGCGCTGACGTGGCACCCGCGGGAGTACGCCCACGGCGACCTCGCGGGCGCCTGGCTCGTCCACACCGCGACGGGTGAGCGCCGCACGGACGACGCGGTGGCGGCCGAGGCGCAGGCCGCGCGGACGTGGTGCGTGCGTGCCGACGACGCCGCCGTGTCGACGGCCTGGACCCCCGCCGTGGCCCGGGCGGGCGACGTCACGGTCGCGGTCGGTGCGGGCGGCGACCCGCGGCGTGCGGTCGCGCTGCGCGCGGCGCTGCAGGTGCAGCTCGACACCGGCGCGCTGCCGCTGCGCCGGCGGAGGCCCGGCCCCGGGCACGTGACCCTGGTCGGCGGCGGCCCCGGCGACCCCGGCCTCATCACCACGCGCGGACGACGCGCGCTCGCCGAGGCGGACGTCGTGGTCGTCGACCGGCTGGCACCGCGTGCGCTGCTCGACGAGCTGGAGCCGGACGTCGAGGTCGTCGAGGCCGGCAAGGCCCCGCACGCGCACACGCTCACGCAGACCGAGATCAACGTCCTGCTCGTCGAGCGCGCACGTGCCGGGCAGCGGGTCGTGCGGCTCAAGGGCGGCGACCCGTTCGTCCTCGGCCGGGGCGGCGAGGAGCTCGCGGCGTGCCTCGCCGCGGGTGTCGACGTCGAGGTCGTGCCGGGCGTCACGAGCGCCATCGCCGTGCCAGGGGCAGCCGGCGTGCCTGTCACGCACCGGGACCTGGCGCGCCAGGTGACGATCGTCTCGGCCCACGACACCGGCACCGACTGGGAGACGCTCGCCCGGCTGCGCGGCACGCTGGTGCTGCTCATGGGCGTCGGTCGGATCGGCGAGCACATGAGCCTGCTCGCGTCGCACGGGCTCGACCCCGCGACGCCGGTCGCCGTCGTCGAGGACGGCACGCTGGCGACCCAGCGCACGACGCTCGGGACGGTCGCGGACATCGCGGTCCGCGCGCGCGACGTCGGTGTGCGCAACCCTGCCGTGATCGTCGTCGGCGCGGTCGCCTCGCTCGCGGCGACCCTGGGCCCCGACCGCTCCTGA
- a CDS encoding sulfate adenylyltransferase subunit 1, producing MGTHAPVGLARPAPTPAIAGDHAQRDLLRLATAGSVDDGKSTLIGRLLYDTKSVLADQLSAVERATAARGGEVGGVDLALLTDGLRAEREQGITIDVAYRYFSTARRAFVLADTPGHVQYTRNMVTGASTAELAIVLVDARKGVLEQTRRHAALTALLGVPHVVLAVNKMDLVGFDEATFRSIAREFADYAQVLGLPAVQAVPLSALDGDNVVDRSARAPWYDGPTLLELLERVPVARDASTEPLRLPVQYVIRPRTPEHPDYRGYAGKLASGVVRVGDEVRVLPSGRTSRVVGLDTFDGPLDAADAPRSVTVRLADDVDVARGDVLVPADERVTTGQDLVGTVCWLTERRSVPGARVLVRIGTRTVRGLLREVDARLDVDTLTVEQWDAVDTQHTIDATDTSTDAAPRSLGLNAIGRVRLRLAEPVVLDDYASHRRTGGFLVVDPADGSTLAAGMLGPTLLDRLAPVRPDERDDDWMAGAGI from the coding sequence ATGGGCACGCACGCACCGGTCGGCCTGGCACGGCCCGCACCGACCCCCGCGATCGCCGGCGACCACGCGCAGCGCGACCTCCTGCGCCTGGCGACCGCGGGGTCGGTCGACGACGGCAAGAGCACGCTCATCGGCCGCCTGCTGTACGACACGAAGTCGGTCCTGGCCGACCAGCTCTCCGCCGTCGAGCGCGCCACGGCGGCCCGCGGCGGCGAGGTCGGCGGCGTGGACCTGGCGCTGCTCACCGACGGCCTGCGGGCCGAGCGCGAGCAGGGCATCACGATCGACGTCGCGTACCGCTACTTCTCGACCGCGCGGCGCGCGTTCGTCCTGGCCGACACGCCGGGGCACGTGCAGTACACGCGGAACATGGTCACCGGGGCCTCGACCGCCGAGCTCGCGATCGTCCTGGTCGACGCCCGCAAGGGCGTGCTCGAGCAGACGCGGCGGCACGCCGCCCTCACCGCGCTGCTCGGCGTGCCCCACGTCGTGCTCGCCGTCAACAAGATGGACCTCGTCGGCTTCGACGAGGCCACCTTCCGGTCGATCGCGCGCGAGTTCGCCGACTACGCGCAGGTGCTCGGCCTGCCGGCCGTGCAGGCGGTGCCGCTGTCCGCGCTCGACGGCGACAACGTCGTCGACCGCTCCGCCCGCGCTCCCTGGTACGACGGGCCGACGCTCCTCGAGCTGCTCGAGCGCGTGCCGGTCGCCCGCGACGCGTCCACCGAGCCCCTGCGCCTGCCGGTGCAGTACGTCATCCGCCCCCGGACCCCTGAGCACCCGGACTACCGCGGGTACGCCGGCAAGCTGGCCTCGGGCGTCGTGCGCGTCGGTGACGAGGTGCGCGTGCTGCCGTCGGGACGCACGAGCCGTGTGGTGGGCCTGGACACGTTCGACGGCCCGCTCGACGCGGCCGACGCGCCGCGCTCGGTCACCGTGCGGCTGGCCGACGACGTCGACGTCGCCCGGGGCGACGTCCTCGTGCCGGCGGACGAGCGCGTCACGACCGGGCAGGACCTCGTGGGGACCGTCTGCTGGTTGACCGAGCGCCGCTCGGTGCCCGGTGCGCGCGTCCTGGTGCGCATCGGCACCCGCACGGTCCGCGGGCTGCTGCGGGAGGTCGACGCCCGCCTCGACGTGGACACCCTCACCGTCGAGCAGTGGGACGCCGTCGACACGCAGCACACGATCGACGCGACGGACACGTCCACGGACGCCGCCCCGCGCTCGCTCGGCCTCAACGCGATCGGTCGGGTCCGGCTGCGCCTGGCCGAGCCCGTCGTGCTCGACGACTACGCGTCGCACCGGCGCACGGGCGGGTTCCTCGTGGTCGACCCGGCCGACGGCAGCACGCTCGCTGCGGGCATGCTCGGCCCGACGCTGCTCGACCGGCTCGCGCCCGTGCGGCCGGACGAGCGCGACGACGACTGGATGGCCGGGGCCGGCATATGA
- the cysD gene encoding sulfate adenylyltransferase subunit CysD: MTTTSTDTPTAVGPSATPRLTQLDALESEGIHVMREVAGEFERPVLLFSGGKDSIVMLHLARKAFWPAPVPFPVMHVDTGHNFPEVIAYRDRTVAGLGLRLVVASVQDAIDDGRVVERPGGSRNPLQTVPLLDAITAHRFDAVFGGGRRDEEKARAKERMFSLRDEFGQWDPRRQRPELWDLYNGRHKPGEHVRVFPLSNWTELDVWRYIERERIELPDIYFTHERDVFARDGMWLTAGSWGGPRPDEHVERRRVRYRTVGDMSCTGAVDSTAADVADVIAEVAASRLTERGATRADDRASEAAMEDRKREGYF, from the coding sequence TGACGCAGCTCGACGCGCTGGAGTCCGAGGGCATCCACGTGATGCGCGAGGTCGCCGGCGAGTTCGAGCGTCCCGTGCTGCTGTTCTCCGGCGGCAAGGACTCGATCGTCATGCTGCACCTGGCGCGCAAGGCCTTCTGGCCGGCGCCCGTGCCGTTCCCCGTCATGCACGTCGACACCGGTCACAACTTCCCCGAGGTCATCGCGTACCGGGACCGCACGGTCGCCGGGCTCGGGCTCCGGCTCGTCGTGGCGAGCGTGCAGGACGCGATCGACGACGGTCGCGTGGTCGAGCGCCCCGGCGGGTCGCGCAACCCGCTGCAGACCGTGCCGCTGCTCGACGCCATCACGGCGCACCGCTTCGACGCCGTGTTCGGCGGCGGCCGCCGCGACGAGGAGAAGGCCCGCGCCAAGGAGCGCATGTTCTCCCTGCGGGACGAGTTCGGGCAGTGGGACCCGCGCCGGCAGCGCCCGGAGCTGTGGGACCTGTACAACGGTCGGCACAAGCCGGGTGAGCACGTGCGCGTGTTCCCGCTGTCGAACTGGACCGAGCTCGACGTGTGGCGGTACATCGAGCGCGAGCGGATCGAGCTGCCGGACATCTACTTCACCCACGAGCGCGACGTGTTCGCGCGCGACGGCATGTGGCTCACGGCGGGCTCCTGGGGCGGACCGCGCCCCGACGAGCACGTCGAGCGGCGCCGTGTGCGCTACCGGACGGTCGGCGACATGAGCTGCACCGGCGCCGTCGACTCGACGGCCGCCGACGTCGCGGACGTCATCGCCGAGGTGGCCGCCAGCCGGCTCACCGAGCGCGGTGCGACCCGTGCCGACGACCGGGCCTCCGAGGCCGCCATGGAGGACCGCAAGCGCGAGGGGTACTTCTGA